The Vitis vinifera cultivar Pinot Noir 40024 chromosome 8, ASM3070453v1 genome segment CACCCAACGCCTGCGAATTAGCAAACTTCTTATTGCAGTATTTGCAATAGAAGTCCCTCTTCTCGTCCCCATTCTGATCCACCCCGTTGGCCGATTCAGACCCCTTAGGCCCATCATGCTTGGAAACATGCTCCCTTTCCCCCACCACATCACTGGACAGCCTCAAGTCCAGCGCATGATCCAAGTCTTCCCGTACGGGGCCTTCTTGACCCTGAGCCTCCTTCTTCTCCTGAGCACCTCCGCAAGGAGACGTCGCCAACGTCATAGAGCAACCTTTGCCACTCATCTCCTATCGATCAGATCGATTCTAGATCAGAGGGATGAAATGGGTGGATAAGAAAATGGGCTTGCAGTGTGGGAAGAAAAGCGAAAGACGAGATTTATATAAGAGGAGAGAAGTGGCGGATGGCTCGTATCTGGAATACATGGCAACGTATCTGATTCCAAGCTCATTTCATTACACAAAAATGGCAAGACACTAAAGATAAAGCTTAGAGTAGAGGAGGTTCGGATGGGCCGTGCAGTCTTCCTCAACCACAATTCTTAATATACATCATTTTTTACCATCAAGTTTACGTTACCTTTTAGTAGGACAAGATTTATGGAATCCAAAATAGATTTTCTAATTTATGATACGTTATTTCCTTATCTGCTCCATGAGTTACCTTATCTAAAGAACAATAATCCAACCTTAACATAACCATACATACTCATCACCACCACATCATATTCATTAATTTGGTTGAAATGTGGGAATTAACAATCTATATGGAAATTACCTTACACGTACACCATCTAGAATCATGCCCTTGTAAATGGAAGCGCCACCGCTACTGGCGGAGGTGCACGAGGGTGGCGGCCGTGGTAAGGCGAAATGGCGGAGTCTATGAATCACCACGAACACCTTTTCGAAATAATCagttactttcaaatttaatcttaatttatcAACACATCAAGGCAAATTCATACGCTAAATTGATGTGGGACATTAATAAAAGTGACAATcatgtctttaaaattaattaattaattaattggtttttttttaaggcaACCGGCACGAGTTTGAGAATAGATGGTGGATAAAAcatcatcttttcaaaaataataaaattgctTTATTGCTAATTTTACACTAGTTTAAGTAAGAAGCAAGATTTTGAACgtaatttaataacaaaaagtaaaataaaagtataaaatagaaaacaaaaaattaagaaaataaaatgtaagcTTAATTTAATAAACTTTTTCTTATATTGTACTTATTTAATGCTATTCCACCTTCAAATAAAGAATAAAGGatttaaaagtataaaattttCCCATGatttcttattatattttattctatttttgcATGTGAGAGCAAACAAgggaatttaacatatttttctaatattgttttattacatttcaTCGTTTTGTTTTTGCGTGTTTTCCATAataaattgaaacaaataaatggatattcctttttaaatttaattcccatttTTAGAGAAATCTTATTATTCAGAAGCCCTCTTAATTTTCCTAAACATTGATCTTATCTTATCATATATgcatgtttttcatttatttatttgctacaTTTTATTATATGTACATGCACCATATTCCTTCCATATATGAAATTGgatcattaagtaataaattaaaattttaaaaatttaaaataaaaatgataaaattttaaattagagttatttaattatgtgatttaaaaaaatttccttatttttaaaacaaaaaaccatttaTAAGAATTTATAACACCATTTGAtcattattctttaaaaacaaagtaaaataaagaacaacttttagaaaataagtaagagttgtttttaccaatttttaaaaacaaaagaaaaatattaacccaattgatcatattttttttttaaaaaaaaaaaaacttatttttaaaagctattttttatttttaatttaaaaacagttttttttaaataattttataaaacatgacCAAATGGACCCTtaaacttttgttttcaaaaataaaattttccaaaatcccaTAATACTCGTTATGTTAAAGCCAATTATTTCAATCTTCCcatcaaattttatttggatttccTTAGGTTTTTCCTGTATTTTGGCCCCTCATAATAAAAGGAATGATCTATCCAGATTGGATGATAGTTCTTACGTCAGGGATTATGTCATCAAagttagtttaattaattacttaatcAATAAGAACCTTTACTGACgagttaaaagataaataataataataataataaataataataaataaattaaaaaagggaaaaaaaacaaaaagaaagagagagagagaatcgCAATGCAAGATTGAAGATTATTTTTGGTAATGAGGCAAGATCTATAGTAGCAAAATTCCTAAATTCTAGAAATAACCCTCCGTTTTCAAAAACACAAAATATGacatttttgtaacaaaataTACTCCAATATTTTATACCtatcttatataaaatcatttttcattttttttgaaaaacaaaaggacTTAAATTAtctctataaattttttaaataggaatatttttttaaagaggaaATTATGATCCCCTATTTGGTACCTGtattttaaaacaagaaaaaaaaaatagaaagacacctttgataaatttatgttttctgattttaaaataaaaaaaatataatgttttcaagtgaattattaaaaataagttactatataaaaaattatttttaaatatatttaaaaatatagaaaatatgttcttaaaaagtatttttcaaaactgtttcCAAAAACCCTTTTTCCAAACCATTTGAAACTCTTGAAAACTcgtacaagaaaaaaaaaaaaaaaaaacagatttttgaaaacttattttaaaatagggtattttttataacatattttaaggTTTTCCAAtcaattttacatattttgtaggggttattttaaaattttagtccTATAAGCATGAAAAATCATtgataatatgaaatattacaataaaagttattttttttttaaaatttggaatatAGAAAACtcattaagaatattttaagttctcaaaaagagttttattccaattttaaaactattcttaaaaactaaattttgagagttattttcaaaaatattcttaaacaGACATTAAGttattcttgatttttaaactaTGTGGTATTAGACTCTTAATGATTTACACtatttgatttccaaaaaaattgacacaaaatacaaggaaaagaaaattgacagaaaaatgaaaaaaagaaaagaaaagaaaaaaagaagaagaagaatatagaaaaataaaaatagatttacaAGTCATGAGGACAATTAGATTATAAAGTTaatgttatattattttttaaattattaataaaaaatatgaaaaaaataattcaataaaaaatgaaacaaaattgttaaacttttatttaagtatttatgtttaaaaatatattgtagTATTATGACAACATTTGTTTtgtgataaaaaatttagacatcaaataaaaaataattaaattttattaaaataattaatcatatttaattttttattatttaataaataaatatatgttattaTTTGTGGAAGCCTATAATGGTGAATATGTTCTAATTAAATAGGATCTgtttaataagatttttttcctaaaatgtaaaaagaaatgtactaataaaaaatatttccttaacttttaaaaaattaaaataataatcatatttaaatgatttctaactcttataagaaaaaaataaattatacttCAATAATAATCTTCTATTGAAAACCCTGGGAAACTAGAAGGCTTCAAAACAAGCAAGGAGGGAGGGAAAAGGCAATTGGAAAAGAGAGAACTACCAGAAGCAGAATGAGTTCTACATTTATGTTTGTACACACATAGACACAATATCATGCATGTGTCGATTTATCCATCCATgtctattttaataattaattatattaataattatttaccATGGAACTCTAGTTGAATTCTCTAAAGTTAATTACTAGATTATTTAACAACAAATATAGGActgattttattgaaaatttgaaaactattaCATTAAAGGTCATAAATGGATTTGACATAGATAGTAGAATAATAAACCATGTTGGTGTGGCTTGAGTTTGGTGATGGTAAGGCAGATTCTGACATCCATCTAACAATCTACACCAACCTTAACCTCCTATGCAGTGAATGGATACATGCTTAAGAAATGCTGAATTCCCagtatgaaaataaatcacacaAATCTGTAATAGACTGCGTACCAGTTTCATTCCATCTACTCTGAGCCTGACAACTTCAATCCAGAAGTAATTGATATCAACCTAGTAAATTCTTTCTGCCGTAGAAACTGGGCGCAGGAAGATGACGATGACAGTGATGTTATCTTTGCTACCACGTTCAGCTGCTTCGGTTGCCAGTCTCTTGGAGCACATTCCAGGCTCTTTAACAGTGTCCCTGATTATGCTCACAACCTCTGCATTGCTCACAACATCCCAGAGCCCATCGCTTGCCATTACCTGAAAAACAACAGTATAATTACTCTCTGTTTTTCCAAGGGAAATGTGATGTTCTCACAATCATCTGTCCTTAAAAGAAGGTAGGAAATCCAACTGCCCATGGAATAGTGCTTTATTCACTCAGAACAAGATTCGGACATTATCATAAGTTTCCCATGCAAGTTCCTCCCTTTTCCCATTGaactttctattttcaaattttcagcAAGTATGACCatgaatatgtaaaaaaaaaaaaaaaaaatgcatgaagatGTAGATGAATTGCAAAGAAGATGCATctggaaatttatttttataactttctTTCAATATTCTATTCTCCTGTACATTTTTTGTTAACATCATTCTCCTATGATATTATGAAACTTTGCCAAATTGGATGTTCCCATGTTAGTAATTTCTTTGAGTTATGAAACATGACAAGAATCTGTAACGACATATGCTGCTGGCAGAAGATTGTGCGATATCAAAACATGGATGTACATGGGAAATTGACCATTTCTTTCTGTTTGGAAAAACTTGAGGGCAAATGCTTACATGACTACAGTGAATTTATGTATATCCTGAAAATAATGGTCTTAAATACAGAATAAATGAATGTCTTCAAAGGGGACCTACCACCAGGTATTGctttaaaattaaggaaaaaagatTCCTCTTTTAGATACTCTGAAGATTACAATAGAATGCATGGATCATGCCATGGCCTTTCAGAAAACTGTACCAAAATGCCACTTTGTTGAGGCCATTATGATATGATGATTTAGAATCAGTACAGAGAATAGTCAAGCAAGAAAGTCAAATCTTAATTATCTTTTCTTTGGGCCATGTATCTTGTTTTAGTTGGACTTAAAATTGTAGGTTCCAAATTTCTACTGTGAGAACCACTCAAAGCATTTGAAGAACTCCCTTGGTCTGACAACTGGAAAGGCTTCAGGATGGAGTTAGCTGGATATACAGACACATATTTCATCCTAAGTTATTCAGGTgcctaaagaaaataaaaaattttcaatcattattttGTTTGAGAGTCTTTGGAAATACAAGTCTAAACTGACTGAAGTGATGCATAGTCCAGTTACATGCATATTGGcaaattttccttaaaattttatgcataagaagtttttttcttttgataggcaaagagaggtatatataatatatcttATGCATAATAGACATCTTATTAAAACTTTTGCCATTTTTAATGATCATCTTGCACTCAGTTTTCCATAATTTGATTTTGTGAGTCAGATTCCACGATTAACAATAAAACACAAGTTACCATCACTTATCAAAATAATGGTTTACCAGGAATTCATCCTCCACCGACAGAATAGTTTCAGTTATCTCAGGTTCTGCAGTTACAGCAGGCTTCAGATCATCATCACCTATGGAACGTGTAACCTGATAAAAAGAAACCAACCAATACaacattttaaaaagaatttccaATTCAtcatatatttcaaataatcttttcaCATATGTCAAAATATGGGTCCTGAAAAGGTCATGCCTCCAGTGTCTAAACCAATGAAGAAGTACATCCGTCTAAAACAAAATGACACAAACTAACCAGAAACCACAAGGATACATCAAATGGGCaggaaaaattacaataaattaTCAGCTTCAGTTATGTGCACATCTTTTATTACAAGTTTGTATTGTATGCATTAAAAGAGCTCTTTTAATCATCCCCTAAAATAGGTAGGAAGATCTTCAACGGTTTTGTGCattattttcttagtacttttttTCATACAAGCCccatattattttttgtgtaaAAGTGCCACATATTTTCTTGCAGGTTTCTAATTCAGGGGCATCTTTTTGTCAAGCTTCTTGATGTTTGGAGTGAACATGCTTCTAGGAAGATGAACCACGACATACATACTGGATATTCAAGGAATTATGAGTTTGGAATCCATAGATGATAGCTTTGACATTTTGCTAGCTTGTGGTTTCTTTATATAATTGGCTAAATTCCTTTTCAATTATTCATGTAGACAGTAGCTTGTATTGGCTCATGCTTCACCTTTGTACTTTTCCCTAAGCAAAAAGACATGACCTGACCCTGAGGCAGAAGTGGGAGTTACAATGATAGAGGACTCCTCCTTTTTCTTCAAGGAAAGCAATCATGTTTGGTAATTCATTCATGGAAATTCTACATTATAATTTTGAAACCAAGACTCCTACTAGACCTTCAATTAACTGTGGTTAACAGATGCTAACATATGAAATCCCAAGAAGAAATTTCTTAGAAGAATAACATTATATCATCTacattctttctttctctttttctctctcttcctttttttagcAGTGCCAAGTACCCCTAGTTGCTCCTCCTTGCTATGGCTGGCAGCCAATCCAACCAATGGCATTGAATGCCATATGAAGCTTCAACTTTTTAACATTTCCAAAACAAAGCTTAACCACATACCATCAGACCAACAAGTGGATGGTTATTATTACATGCTAACCACAGGCATTTGTTGCAGATAAGAGCATACACTCTATAATTTTATGAGGTtgcataaagaaaatgaaaaaagtgaaGAAGAAAACCTGAAGAGCAGCAGGACCAACCCTCCATGTATCAACTTGCCATTTGACTTGTCCCCCTGCATTGGTAACACGTTCTCGCTCCTCAAGACAGCTTGCGACATGGTCCTAATCCATAGTCAATTATTGGAAGAATAATACACCACCTTATAGTTAACTAAGAAAGCCAGACGGAATTTGAAGTCAAATTGTAAGGTCCTTGTGATCTCAGGTACCATTCAAATATGCATTTAACTGATTAAATCAGTCTAAGCTCACCTTACTTAAAGCAAAAGCACAGCCAGCTCGACATAAGATTGTCCTGCAATCACCAGCATTAGCAACAAAAAGCTTGTTTCTAACTATTAGGGCAGCAACTGCGGTGCAGCCAGGATGCCAGTCTTTCTGAATAACTCCCTTAGATTTACGACAGGAATCCAGTTCATTCCTAAATGCAACATCTGTTTTGACAAATGCTTCCAATAATGCATCAGCAGGACTGCattgaaaaatgcaaaaaaaaaaaaaaaaaagttagaaaaaaaaataaaaatgaagacaTACATAAGAAGTGGAATGATTGACAAGAAGATGAGAAAAGGAGAAACCTGCTTCTGGAACCCAGAGTTTTCAAATATCCAGGAAGAGCCCGAGCTGAAAACTCAGCCGCTGCTGCACCTGCAGATTTTCTTGTCACATGTAACATGTTATAATGTAACCAAATGCCCAAATATTAGGGTGCATTTGGAACCAATCTAAAGGAGAATGACTTCTGATGCTGCTATACATCCTTAAGATGCCATTTTGAAGGGAAatagtttctttattttaaagaaaatggacaACTAAAAATTTCTCTTTCTACCTACAAACAGGCACTTGTGAACTTTCCTTGACGAGCTTGATGTTTTCAAGGATTCAGTTTATTTCTCCTCAAATGGTTCCTAATTGCCAATACAATCATTTCTCATGATTTAATTTCACGAATCACCAATACTTTGCTTTTGCACTTCCTTCAATAACCAATTGGAGTACACCATATTCCTTTGGGAAAAGAAATATGACGATAATTTTATCTAAAACACAATATTCTAATCCGAAATTTCTagagttgaaaataaaaagttcaGCACAAACTAAATCCCTATTTTCAAAGGTTGTCTTCTTCTAAGAGAAATAGTCatggagaaaaatgaaatataatactTGCAAAATAATTTCTGCTTTGCTTGCAGTCTCTGCAGTTCTCTTTAAAATATCCCAAAAGGGAAGCTATGCCTGTTTCTTTTAGGAATAATTTCAACAGTTATGCCTGAGCCAATTAGATAATAAATTGGTTTAATGATTACTAAAGTATTTGCAGCTCTAAAGCTCATCAGAATGCATTCTTCCTCAAATTTAGTACCAAATAGACCCTTGGGATTGACAGTAAGTTGTGTTTAGGTTCACCTCGATGACCATCAAAGATACCAAAAACATGGATATCTTCCTCATTGAACATATTGGGCATAAGAAAGTGAGTATCCTCCATGGTCTCCCTCCTCCCGCACGTAGCAAAGGATCCCCAAGATAGTATTGGACGGTATGTTAAAGGATCATTTGAAGAATCAAACCACATTTCAACACTAGAATCAGCTACAGAAGAAGCTATCTTGGAAAAATTTTCCCCCTGAGCAACCCAGTTAATGCTTTCCTGGTATGTTCGAAGATTAGTGGCATCATTTATGTGCTGGTCAGCAGGAAAAATAGAAGGTTCTCCAAGgatattttccttctcttttacTGTCTTCCTGTGCTCCAATATTGGATCAAGTTCCATTACTATCTCATCAAAAGAAGGCCTATTTTGGGGATTTGCATCCCAACACCTCTGTATCAATGATAGTAACCTTGCTGGTGCAGCTGACTCCAAGCCAGCAAGAACTGGTCGCAATCCTTCAGATGCCACAGCTGCTGTAAGTTGCTGTTCAGTGTAGTTCATTTCGAGCACAGTGTGGGCCTGCCAGCAGTACATGTTATGAACTAATAAAGTACCTCCAAGCAAGTACAAAGCTGGGGAGTCAAACCATATAAGGTTATTTGGTAATGCTTAAGAAGATGATATCTTTGGATGCCCATCACAAACAAAACTACAACTGAACTTTTTCAGTAACATAAGCATGAAGGAGCCCCACCAAATGTCTAGAAGAAATATTGATGATGATATTGAATGAGTGTTTGTGCTTGACGGATGATTCCAAGAAAGAGTATAGCATGTGATGCAAGTTTCAATAAAGTTTTATGGAAAAATCTTGTTTCGCATTGAACGATAGCATAAAGATAAGAGATGATTTGAGGTGAAAGATGGATGATTGAGAACTTTAGATGACATTTCAAGGTGGTAAtatttagtgaaataaattgaaTGCTTCTTCCTGATCCATCCAAAAGGAAACTTGTTAGCTTCCAGTTTGGTTgcaacaaggaaaagaaaaaaagttctaaaatttctaaaatctcACATTTCAAATATTCTGATTTTGGACTCAAAAGACAAACTATGCATACAACTCATTCCAACTATATGGAGTTGCGAGCACAAATATTCTATTGCCCAGTCATCTCAGCTGCTCTGCATTGTGCCAAACCATTGtcaataaacaaatgaaaaaattcCTTAATCAGGACTAGGTGGTTTTGTGTTATTGTTTTCTGTGTAGtcgattttttcttttttcacccTAATATGGGGCATCCTGTGCCCCCTGCTATGTACATAGGATGCATCCCTTTTTTAGtcactttttattgaatttttgtttgtctatcaaagaaaaatgtatGAAGCTTTATTATAAAGGATTGAATGCTTACAACATCCAAAGAatgatttctaaaaatcataagaTCCTAATaagataaaatcaaatcaaatttaaatacTGATGAAAATCCTACAACATAATACAAagatcaattaattttatttggtgTACATTATCACAATGCTCCATAACATGATCTTTTCTAGACCAAAACTCAAACAACCAAAACACCCATAAACCCCTCTCCCCCATTCCCacccaaccaaaaaaaaagggggaaaaaacaaCCTTCCAAAAGTACAttcaactttgaaaaataaaatctgaAAGTTAGAAGTTTGATCTTGACAAGTGATGTCTCATTTTATTGTTGTATTCCTTATTGTTCGGAGTTGCTTTTGAATCTCAGTTTTTCTGGTGGGTATCAATTGATGAAGGGACTCAGAACAAAGGAGAGCATCAAATGAGAGAAGACCTTAATATGCCCAGGGCAACCTGGGGCCTTCATGAAACAATAAGCTTGGGGTTTCATTTGAATTCCTCATGCATCTCTCTTTTCTATTCTTCTTCATCCTCCAAATCAGCCACAGGCAATGCATTGAGGATCCATGAACAAGAATTGATGACATATAAGGGACTGGCTTTGAGAAAGGAGATTATTAGGATGGGGGGCTGCCATCCAATTGTTCCAGAAGACCCCTGCAGGATTTTCTCACACCTCTGTGTCATGCAAGAAATGAGGAAATGAATGGAGCTTATAGCTGCTTCTGCttctcatatcaaatattcaattcCCACAAAACACCAGCACTTTTTCATAATTGTCTCACTAAGCTGCCTAAACAAGTAGCTGTGGGTCCTGTACTATACTTGCCTAATCAATATCAACCCATCCCTAAATGCTGGAGGCCTATGTAGAACCTGTGCTTGGAGTGGAGACCTCACATAGTTGAATGATCCAAAATAAATTGAGAGCATAAAACCAATTTAGGCTGCAAAACAGGGGACAAGATAGCCTTAAAGCATAATTTTGAGCCCTGTGATTGAGATATGAGGCCCAAAATTGCCAGTATCTTGTTCTCTTGCACTGTACACCTCTTTCTATAAAGGTTTATGACCACTGAGCTTCCTCAGCCCCTCACAAGTTTGTTTATGAATTTTAgctatatgaaaaaaaattatttccattcTCTCTTTTCCGTAAAAAAGTAAACCACACAATGAAGATATAAGCACATTGTAGAAACAGGAGAAAGAGTGGACAACAAATACTTAGGATGGACAGGTAGCAAGTTTCTACCAAAGAATTGAAGTTGTTGAAGAAATTCAAGGCAATGCCCAAAATGTTCTATTATCACCAAGAGAAATGGAGTTTAAAGATTTATTTTACAATGGTTTAGAGGTTTGCGATCACTCTAGGGAGGGTTTCGTAGAA includes the following:
- the LOC100253351 gene encoding protein kinase and PP2C-like domain-containing protein; its protein translation is MGVEIVQPNTCFRGCCSSESIPLCLPSSFYSLLSPIARGAESVVYEACLDGKKVAVKKPILSTSQDIDKFHKELQLLCKLDHPGIAKLVAAHAKPPNYMFFFEFYESGNLADKLHVEEWSPGIDQAFMITVQLARALQYLHNLGIIHRDVKPANVLLDKKFYPHLADFGLAEYKADLKQVSTENWRSSGKPTGGFHKKNMVGTLIYMAPEILRKEIHTEKSDVYSFGVSINELLTGVVPYTDLRAEAQAHTVLEMNYTEQQLTAAVASEGLRPVLAGLESAAPARLLSLIQRCWDANPQNRPSFDEIVMELDPILEHRKTVKEKENILGEPSIFPADQHINDATNLRTYQESINWVAQGENFSKIASSVADSSVEMWFDSSNDPLTYRPILSWGSFATCGRRETMEDTHFLMPNMFNEEDIHVFGIFDGHRGAAAAEFSARALPGYLKTLGSRSSPADALLEAFVKTDVAFRNELDSCRKSKGVIQKDWHPGCTAVAALIVRNKLFVANAGDCRTILCRAGCAFALSKDHVASCLEERERVTNAGGQVKWQVDTWRVGPAALQVTRSIGDDDLKPAVTAEPEITETILSVEDEFLVMASDGLWDVVSNAEVVSIIRDTVKEPGMCSKRLATEAAERGSKDNITVIVIFLRPVSTAERIY